A single Aminobacterium mobile DSM 12262 DNA region contains:
- a CDS encoding polyphenol oxidase family protein, which yields MERAKGDPFLSRQLIEANIDFIGKGSGQTIAPHQVHGVDILLPSQNNVLPERPHADGIFLSGTDYEGSLRYADCMPVLIASPVPSPWVLMLHSGYKGTVRNIVSSGMAVVRSHIKEQDFNRVYAWVGPGIGKETYWRDEGDEWSRQGIKNLSSLFYRKEGKRIYFNLLGAIREQLQVEGLQGKNINSIPICTYKDENFCYSYRRGDLHSRMFFLASL from the coding sequence ATGGAAAGGGCAAAGGGAGATCCATTTCTTTCTCGTCAGCTTATTGAGGCAAATATAGATTTTATAGGAAAGGGTTCAGGACAAACCATAGCCCCTCACCAAGTACATGGGGTAGATATTCTTTTACCATCTCAAAATAACGTACTACCTGAACGACCTCATGCTGACGGTATTTTTTTATCAGGTACAGACTATGAAGGGAGTTTACGCTATGCTGATTGTATGCCAGTACTTATAGCATCTCCTGTACCGTCACCATGGGTACTTATGTTGCACTCAGGATATAAAGGAACTGTGCGCAACATAGTGAGTTCTGGCATGGCTGTTGTACGCTCTCATATAAAAGAACAAGATTTCAACCGAGTTTACGCTTGGGTCGGTCCTGGCATAGGAAAGGAAACATATTGGAGGGACGAAGGTGATGAATGGTCCCGCCAAGGGATTAAAAATTTATCCTCCCTTTTTTATCGAAAAGAGGGGAAACGAATTTATTTCAACTTACTTGGAGCCATAAGAGAGCAACTTCAGGTCGAGGGGCTTCAGGGAAAAAACATTAACTCTATACCAATTTGCACATATAAAGACGAAAATTTTTGTTATTCTTATAGGCGAGGGGACCTGCACTCTCGAATGTTTTTTCTTGCCTCACTATAA
- a CDS encoding tetratricopeptide repeat protein, which translates to MKKFIIIFLSIFFVSTILICFSSQIHALELPPAQRQEAEKYFLKAYTAFLSRDYWGSCDYLNQALDLNTYMVDYYLLKALNLQSIGQLDEAKRTLRYYMEVRPNDSSAQRLLGDLTTEKDYINTCLFKNIDSSFQWEILQKKLKQTANTSLFKPINIQGLGKGVISNGLWALPDQIGDILWLFSPETGSVISSPVKEPVSAVFMNERILLVMGRRGEVYRLSLSDNATAPQVEELGALSCTVSDIVWQSDSEFIVANISGRNLLFVSYPDLQIKNTWVPESTKKPFEPSALASYGPWIAIADRNNDTVFLLNKVTREIKNICISQPRDIEWGIDGSLFIVSDKGSLMQVKNCFSQNESKTSILSVDMSGCWSLLRDRDIIWGVDTRGLYLWEIWPLPDPTLSQGFFFAYEPTLQRNKDGSDYLRLKGAFSAPYYAYSNQNPFVASAVWGGQNMKPTVSLLPPIQYSQIAFIEITAEKAVPLIDRIRQIWGQQKETLRHIVLSEASILEPEELASLVSFCIHNGIALSFSVSDGGACMWMERAAALTGGTVAPTPELAAASQVKNKILSIEMSLPAVKGVSGYSEQSMLSLYIDLGLLQMRNWLPLWPEMVGTY; encoded by the coding sequence ATGAAAAAATTTATAATTATCTTCCTTTCCATTTTTTTTGTAAGTACTATACTAATATGTTTCTCTTCTCAAATACATGCGTTAGAATTGCCTCCAGCTCAACGTCAAGAGGCCGAAAAATATTTTCTTAAGGCTTATACTGCTTTTCTCTCTCGCGATTACTGGGGATCTTGTGATTACTTGAATCAGGCGTTAGATTTAAATACGTATATGGTTGACTATTATCTGCTTAAGGCCCTTAACTTACAATCTATAGGTCAGTTGGATGAAGCTAAACGTACCTTAAGATATTATATGGAAGTGCGCCCCAACGATAGTTCAGCTCAACGTTTACTTGGAGATTTAACTACGGAAAAAGACTATATCAATACTTGTCTTTTCAAAAATATAGACTCTTCTTTTCAGTGGGAAATCTTACAAAAAAAACTAAAACAGACAGCAAACACATCTCTTTTTAAGCCTATTAATATACAAGGTTTAGGTAAGGGGGTAATTTCAAATGGATTATGGGCACTTCCTGATCAAATAGGCGATATTCTTTGGCTTTTTTCACCTGAAACCGGTTCTGTCATTTCTTCACCTGTAAAAGAACCTGTGTCAGCAGTATTTATGAATGAGCGAATCCTCCTTGTCATGGGAAGAAGGGGGGAAGTGTATCGTCTCTCTTTGTCAGATAATGCCACTGCACCTCAAGTAGAAGAGCTGGGAGCTCTTTCTTGCACTGTATCAGACATAGTATGGCAATCAGATTCAGAATTTATTGTGGCGAATATAAGTGGCCGTAATCTTCTTTTTGTTTCCTATCCCGACCTTCAGATTAAAAATACATGGGTTCCAGAGTCAACAAAAAAACCTTTTGAACCTTCGGCTCTTGCGTCTTATGGTCCATGGATAGCTATTGCTGACCGCAATAATGACACTGTCTTTCTTCTTAATAAAGTTACTCGTGAGATTAAAAATATTTGTATCTCGCAGCCACGGGATATAGAGTGGGGAATAGATGGATCTTTGTTCATTGTCTCGGATAAAGGAAGCCTTATGCAAGTAAAAAATTGTTTTTCTCAAAATGAAAGTAAAACCTCTATTCTCTCTGTGGATATGTCGGGTTGTTGGTCTCTATTGCGGGATAGAGACATTATTTGGGGAGTGGACACTCGAGGTCTATATCTTTGGGAAATATGGCCTCTTCCAGACCCAACTCTGTCACAAGGTTTTTTCTTTGCATATGAACCTACTCTTCAAAGAAACAAAGACGGCTCCGATTATCTTCGCTTGAAAGGCGCTTTTTCTGCTCCGTATTATGCGTATAGCAACCAGAACCCTTTTGTCGCATCTGCTGTTTGGGGAGGACAAAACATGAAGCCTACAGTATCACTTTTACCCCCTATTCAATATAGCCAGATTGCTTTCATAGAAATTACCGCAGAAAAAGCTGTTCCCCTTATAGATCGTATCCGACAGATATGGGGGCAACAAAAAGAAACCCTTCGGCACATTGTTCTTTCTGAAGCTTCTATTTTAGAACCAGAGGAACTTGCGTCGCTTGTTTCTTTTTGTATTCATAATGGCATAGCCCTCTCTTTTTCTGTATCTGATGGCGGTGCTTGTATGTGGATGGAGCGAGCCGCTGCTTTGACTGGTGGAACTGTAGCACCCACGCCAGAGTTAGCAGCCGCTTCCCAAGTAAAAAACAAGATTCTCTCAATAGAAATGTCCCTCCCTGCAGTAAAAGGGGTATCGGGCTATTCGGAACAATCCATGTTGTCTCTTTATATAGACTTAGGGCTATTACAAATGCGAAATTGGTTGCCTTTATGGCCAGAAATGGTAGGAACCTATTAA
- a CDS encoding valine--tRNA ligase — protein MATRIREIEKNYDPTPIEDKWYSWWLKTGLFHAEVDPSKEAFSIVIPPPNVTGSLHIGHAFNNTFQDIICRYKRMAGYNVLWLPGTDHAGIATQNVVERSLAKEGISRHDLGREEFVKKVWEWKEEYGNRIIEQMKKLGNSCDWDRERFTLDEGLSKAVRTVFVRLYKKGLIYKGRYIINWCPRCHTALSDIEVEHEDVAGHLYYVKYPFVDGEGALIVATTRPETILGDVAIAVHPRAEQYKHLIGKKVRVPLTNREIPIIEDIMVDPEFGTGCVKITPAHDPNDFLVGQRHNLEQIQVIDADGFMNENALSYKGLSVMEAREHTIEDLKKQNLIEKIEEIQHSVGHCYRCHTMVEPYLSEQWFVKAKPLADAGIKAVEEGKITWIPEQWQKIYYQWMENIRDWCISRQLWWGHRIPAWTCDDCGHITVSEEDPTTCEKCGSSHIHQDEDVLDTWFSSALWPFSTLGWPDETKELKYFYPTSLLVTAFDIIFFWVARMIMMGLEFMDEEPFKEVYIHALIRDEDGQKMSKSKGNVIDPLTMIEKYGADSLRMTLAALTVQGRDVLLSANKIETYRLFMNKLWNASRFALMNLEEDCSIKPLPQKESMRLHDRWILSRTQYVINEVTKLLDGYFIGEAARLLYDFIWRDLCDWYLEMSKPALKGDGGAKRRQDTQAVVEYVFRTVLQLMHPFIPFLTEELWHIFGFSEDSIERTSWPVSSAELLSAEDDGLMSTLQEFIRITRNLRAEARVAPQQKIDRVILQTDDEKLRDIVHKNMDMISLLAKVKAVEIIGDSDEKPHGCLASVVANGEISLEVGGLLDIEAEIERLKQELQGLAKDIEKMNKKLANENFISKAPEEVVEKERIRLADNQNRYQRIRDNISSLKRS, from the coding sequence ATGGCTACACGTATTAGAGAAATAGAAAAAAACTACGATCCTACACCCATTGAGGATAAATGGTATTCGTGGTGGCTGAAAACAGGGCTTTTCCATGCTGAAGTAGATCCATCAAAGGAAGCATTTTCTATAGTGATACCTCCTCCGAATGTAACAGGCTCTCTTCATATAGGCCATGCTTTCAACAATACTTTTCAAGACATTATTTGTCGATACAAACGGATGGCAGGATATAACGTTCTTTGGCTGCCAGGCACAGATCATGCTGGTATAGCAACTCAAAATGTGGTAGAGCGCTCTCTGGCAAAAGAGGGTATCTCTAGGCATGATCTGGGACGGGAAGAGTTTGTAAAAAAAGTCTGGGAATGGAAAGAAGAGTATGGTAACCGCATTATTGAGCAGATGAAAAAACTTGGCAACTCCTGTGATTGGGATAGAGAGCGATTTACTCTCGACGAAGGTCTTTCCAAAGCTGTTCGTACTGTTTTTGTACGACTCTACAAGAAAGGGCTTATTTATAAGGGGCGCTATATTATTAACTGGTGTCCCCGCTGCCATACTGCTTTATCTGACATAGAAGTGGAACATGAAGACGTAGCAGGTCATCTCTACTATGTGAAGTACCCCTTTGTAGATGGAGAAGGGGCTCTTATCGTTGCAACAACCCGCCCAGAAACCATTCTTGGCGACGTGGCAATAGCTGTTCATCCTCGAGCTGAGCAGTATAAACATCTTATTGGGAAAAAAGTTCGGGTTCCTCTAACAAATAGAGAGATTCCTATTATTGAAGACATTATGGTGGATCCTGAATTTGGGACAGGTTGCGTAAAAATCACCCCAGCTCATGACCCGAACGACTTTCTTGTGGGACAACGTCACAACCTCGAGCAAATCCAGGTGATAGATGCCGATGGCTTTATGAACGAAAACGCCCTATCTTACAAGGGGCTCTCTGTTATGGAAGCTCGGGAACATACGATAGAGGACTTGAAAAAACAAAATCTTATAGAAAAAATTGAAGAAATACAACATTCAGTAGGGCATTGTTATCGATGCCATACCATGGTTGAGCCGTATCTTTCTGAACAGTGGTTTGTTAAAGCTAAACCACTTGCTGACGCAGGAATAAAAGCGGTAGAAGAAGGAAAAATAACATGGATCCCTGAGCAGTGGCAAAAAATTTATTATCAGTGGATGGAGAATATTAGAGATTGGTGTATCTCTCGCCAACTATGGTGGGGACATAGGATTCCTGCCTGGACGTGCGATGACTGCGGGCACATCACAGTTTCTGAAGAAGATCCCACCACATGTGAAAAGTGCGGAAGCTCTCACATACATCAAGATGAAGATGTTCTTGATACGTGGTTTAGTAGTGCTTTATGGCCTTTTTCTACTCTTGGCTGGCCAGATGAAACAAAGGAGCTGAAATATTTTTACCCTACATCTTTACTCGTTACAGCTTTTGATATTATCTTCTTTTGGGTCGCTCGAATGATCATGATGGGACTTGAGTTCATGGATGAGGAACCCTTCAAAGAAGTGTACATTCATGCGTTGATTCGAGACGAAGACGGGCAAAAAATGAGCAAGTCAAAAGGGAACGTTATCGATCCTCTTACTATGATCGAGAAATACGGGGCCGATTCTCTTCGCATGACATTGGCAGCTCTTACAGTTCAAGGAAGAGATGTTTTGCTCAGTGCTAATAAAATAGAAACGTACAGACTTTTCATGAATAAACTATGGAACGCCAGTCGTTTCGCTCTGATGAATCTCGAAGAAGACTGTTCAATAAAACCTCTCCCACAAAAAGAGTCCATGAGACTTCATGACCGCTGGATTCTCTCTCGAACCCAGTATGTCATAAACGAAGTAACAAAACTTCTAGATGGATATTTTATCGGGGAAGCGGCTCGGTTGCTCTATGACTTCATTTGGAGGGATCTCTGCGATTGGTACCTGGAAATGTCGAAACCCGCATTGAAAGGCGATGGAGGGGCAAAACGCAGACAAGACACTCAGGCAGTTGTAGAATATGTTTTCAGGACAGTGCTCCAGTTGATGCATCCTTTTATACCTTTCCTCACAGAGGAATTATGGCACATCTTTGGATTCAGCGAAGACTCTATTGAGAGAACTTCGTGGCCTGTCTCTTCTGCCGAGTTGCTTTCAGCAGAAGACGATGGTCTAATGAGCACATTACAGGAGTTCATTAGAATTACTCGTAACTTGAGAGCCGAAGCTCGAGTAGCCCCTCAACAGAAGATAGATCGAGTCATTTTACAAACAGACGACGAAAAACTAAGAGATATTGTTCACAAAAACATGGATATGATCTCACTTCTCGCTAAAGTAAAAGCTGTTGAAATTATAGGAGACAGCGATGAAAAACCTCACGGTTGCTTGGCTTCTGTTGTCGCAAATGGAGAAATTAGCCTTGAAGTAGGCGGGCTCCTTGATATCGAAGCTGAGATAGAGCGCCTTAAACAAGAGCTTCAAGGTCTCGCGAAAGATATAGAAAAAATGAATAAAAAACTCGCAAACGAAAACTTTATCTCAAAAGCACCAGAAGAAGTAGTGGAAAAAGAGCGCATCCGATTAGCTGATAACCAGAACCGCTATCAAAGAATACGTGACAATATTAGCAGTCTAAAAAGGTCCTGA
- a CDS encoding cobalamin B12-binding domain-containing protein translates to MAEKKIRVVIAKPGLDGHDRGAKVVARALRDAGMEVIYTGLRQTPEQIVDTAIQEDADAIGISILSGAHAYYFSKIIGLLKERHAEDIIVFGGGVIPDADIPALLEMGAGAIFGPGTPTTVCAEWLEKAVAEKRAKETV, encoded by the coding sequence ATGGCCGAAAAGAAAATTCGAGTCGTTATTGCCAAACCCGGTCTTGATGGACATGATCGGGGAGCTAAAGTAGTAGCACGAGCTCTCCGCGATGCAGGTATGGAGGTTATTTATACTGGTCTTCGTCAGACACCTGAGCAAATAGTGGATACAGCAATACAGGAAGATGCTGACGCTATAGGTATCAGTATATTGTCTGGTGCTCATGCTTATTATTTCTCTAAAATTATTGGGTTGCTTAAAGAGCGTCATGCAGAAGATATTATTGTTTTCGGAGGAGGGGTTATTCCAGACGCTGATATACCCGCCCTCTTGGAAATGGGAGCTGGAGCTATTTTTGGCCCCGGAACTCCTACCACTGTATGCGCTGAATGGTTAGAAAAAGCAGTAGCGGAAAAACGTGCGAAAGAGACTGTTTAA
- a CDS encoding Gfo/Idh/MocA family protein, whose product MDLQRVGVIGVGHLGQHHARVYTELLGTQLVGVVDQNEARAAAIGENLGVPFFTDMDEFIRKARPDAVSVVVPTSLHFEIAKKALLNGIHVLIEKPVTTTVQEAEELLRVAAEEDLVLQVGHIERFNSAVQYTSKVVKEPLFLQSRRLGPFSPRISDVGVVLDLMIHDIDIILSLVHSEIENLSATGRCIRTDHEDIASAQITFKNGVMAHILVSRVSERRLRQLEIMEPERYLAINYETQDVSINRCVRHENGSLVEVIEHPVFPKSEPLKLELQHFVTCVREGKQPLVGIMDGKRALEVAISVLKQIHLDGQNDVKEASSQ is encoded by the coding sequence ATGGATCTGCAACGAGTGGGTGTCATAGGTGTGGGGCACCTGGGACAGCACCACGCCAGAGTTTATACCGAGTTGCTTGGAACTCAATTAGTAGGAGTAGTAGACCAGAACGAGGCCAGAGCAGCTGCGATAGGAGAAAATTTAGGCGTTCCCTTTTTTACCGACATGGATGAATTTATTCGAAAGGCACGGCCAGATGCAGTCAGTGTAGTTGTACCAACAAGCCTTCATTTCGAAATTGCTAAAAAAGCCCTTTTGAATGGGATTCATGTTTTAATAGAAAAGCCGGTAACGACAACTGTACAAGAGGCAGAAGAGCTTCTGCGGGTAGCTGCTGAAGAAGATCTTGTTTTACAGGTAGGTCATATTGAAAGATTCAATAGTGCAGTGCAATACACATCGAAAGTAGTAAAGGAACCTTTATTTCTTCAGTCTCGACGTCTAGGTCCCTTTTCTCCTCGTATTAGTGATGTTGGTGTTGTGCTGGATCTCATGATCCATGACATTGATATCATCCTATCTTTGGTTCATTCGGAGATAGAAAACCTTTCAGCCACGGGACGATGTATACGAACTGATCATGAGGATATAGCTTCAGCTCAAATAACTTTTAAAAATGGAGTTATGGCTCATATCCTCGTAAGCCGAGTCTCTGAGCGGAGGCTTCGGCAACTTGAAATAATGGAACCTGAACGGTATCTAGCTATCAACTATGAAACACAAGATGTATCTATCAACCGTTGCGTAAGACATGAAAATGGAAGTCTTGTAGAAGTTATAGAACATCCTGTATTTCCCAAAAGCGAACCTCTTAAATTAGAATTACAGCATTTTGTCACCTGTGTAAGGGAAGGGAAACAACCGCTTGTAGGAATTATGGATGGGAAACGAGCTCTTGAAGTAGCTATCTCTGTGTTAAAACAAATACATCTTGACGGTCAAAACGACGTCAAAGAAGCTTCCTCCCAATAA
- the meaB gene encoding methylmalonyl Co-A mutase-associated GTPase MeaB, protein MSVLAERALRGDVRALARIISLVENEEPEGEEIIKHLYPHTGRALIIGITGSPGAGKSTLVDKIVAEFRKKGRTVGVIAVDPSSPFSGGAILADRIRMQRHANDPEVFIRSMGTRGSLGGVSRSTREAVEILDACGKDVVIIETVGVGQSEIDIVKLADTVCLVLVPGMGDDIQIMKAGIMEIADLFVVNKADRPGVEKVVTEIKLMLDLIGTPDWRPPIYTTVAEKGDGVTELVEGMEEHRKFLKQSSHGEKRMKDKVIQEIKDIMSREIAKKIEHSWENHGADVHVKAVFKKEMDPYTVAHSILKNIISENKLREGASER, encoded by the coding sequence GTGAGCGTCCTTGCTGAAAGAGCTTTACGAGGTGACGTTAGAGCTTTGGCTCGCATTATTTCTCTTGTAGAAAATGAAGAGCCCGAGGGAGAAGAGATTATAAAACATCTCTATCCTCATACAGGTCGTGCTCTCATTATAGGCATCACTGGAAGCCCTGGCGCCGGCAAAAGCACTCTTGTAGACAAAATCGTCGCTGAATTCAGGAAAAAAGGGCGTACTGTGGGTGTCATAGCCGTAGATCCATCCAGTCCTTTTAGTGGCGGCGCCATACTTGCAGACAGAATTCGAATGCAAAGACATGCTAACGATCCAGAAGTCTTCATTCGTAGTATGGGAACTCGAGGTTCCTTGGGAGGAGTTAGCCGAAGCACTCGAGAAGCTGTGGAAATATTAGATGCATGTGGCAAAGATGTAGTTATTATAGAAACAGTTGGAGTCGGACAATCAGAGATAGATATTGTTAAGCTAGCTGATACAGTTTGTCTCGTTCTCGTTCCAGGAATGGGAGATGACATCCAAATAATGAAAGCCGGGATTATGGAAATAGCTGACCTTTTCGTAGTTAATAAAGCAGATCGTCCCGGAGTTGAAAAAGTTGTAACTGAAATAAAGCTCATGTTAGACCTCATAGGGACACCGGATTGGCGCCCTCCTATCTACACTACGGTAGCAGAAAAAGGAGATGGGGTTACGGAGCTCGTGGAAGGGATGGAAGAGCATAGAAAATTCCTGAAACAAAGTTCTCATGGGGAAAAGAGAATGAAGGACAAAGTAATCCAGGAAATAAAAGATATTATGAGCCGCGAAATAGCTAAAAAAATTGAACATTCATGGGAAAACCATGGCGCAGATGTTCACGTAAAGGCTGTATTTAAAAAAGAAATGGACCCCTATACAGTCGCTCATTCTATATTAAAAAACATAATATCGGAAAATAAACTGAGGGAGGGGGCAAGTGAGCGATGA
- a CDS encoding bifunctional folylpolyglutamate synthase/dihydrofolate synthase — MNNYYKYENIEKELALYASPGIHPGLERISRLLALLGHPENSFPAIHVVGTNGKGSTSAYMESVLRHAELKTAMYTSPHLIHMGERLLINGSMLTSEEWQSGAEKVINTICNDKVLSQDPPTYFEVFTAVAFVLIAEAHVDIAVIEAGMGGRLDATNTLGKVLLTAITSISMDHMDFLGTTLEAIAMEKFAVIREQTPAIFTGEPSSLISLFEKEADKKHSKGVVVSKSYEWQQEESSLKGSTFSLKNKENEGKCYPHIHTPLIGLYQIQNASLAIASLSILRSVFPQISEQALYDGLTHTQWAGRMELVPYDPPLLLDGAHNDDGIARLVESLSFLGIYRPEKKLTIVYGSMKDKEHNKALERLSHLRPRLICTEVPGMERSALAESLCAEASHYEWTFTPESISDPIEAIKKAGEASDIVVCCGSLYLIGYVRTRLMERDHCYPFYHETRL; from the coding sequence ATGAACAACTATTATAAGTACGAAAATATAGAAAAAGAATTGGCTCTTTATGCAAGCCCGGGTATTCACCCGGGCTTGGAGCGTATATCACGTTTGCTTGCTCTGTTAGGCCATCCAGAAAATAGTTTCCCCGCTATACACGTGGTAGGGACTAACGGGAAAGGGTCTACTTCCGCGTACATGGAGTCGGTCCTTCGCCATGCTGAGCTTAAAACGGCCATGTACACAAGTCCACATCTCATTCATATGGGAGAGCGCCTCTTAATAAACGGGAGTATGCTTACATCGGAAGAATGGCAGAGTGGCGCTGAAAAGGTTATAAATACTATTTGCAATGACAAAGTCTTATCACAAGATCCTCCCACGTACTTCGAAGTCTTTACTGCTGTCGCCTTTGTCCTCATCGCAGAGGCTCATGTAGATATCGCTGTTATAGAAGCGGGAATGGGAGGACGATTAGATGCTACCAATACGTTAGGGAAAGTCCTCCTTACAGCAATTACCTCTATTTCCATGGATCACATGGATTTTCTAGGGACAACGTTAGAAGCCATAGCCATGGAGAAATTCGCCGTTATACGTGAACAAACCCCGGCGATATTTACAGGAGAACCTTCCTCTCTCATATCTCTTTTTGAAAAAGAAGCAGATAAAAAACATTCTAAGGGAGTAGTTGTCTCTAAATCTTATGAGTGGCAACAGGAAGAATCTTCTTTAAAAGGCTCCACCTTTTCTCTAAAAAACAAAGAGAATGAAGGGAAATGTTATCCTCATATCCATACCCCTCTCATTGGCTTATATCAGATACAAAATGCATCTTTGGCCATAGCAAGTCTCTCTATTTTACGCTCTGTCTTCCCTCAAATTTCGGAACAAGCACTTTACGACGGACTTACTCACACACAATGGGCAGGTCGAATGGAGCTAGTCCCGTATGATCCTCCCTTATTGCTTGACGGAGCACATAACGATGATGGTATCGCCCGGCTTGTAGAAAGTCTTTCTTTTCTCGGTATCTATAGACCCGAAAAAAAACTAACCATTGTTTATGGTTCCATGAAAGATAAAGAGCATAACAAGGCACTCGAAAGATTGAGTCATCTAAGACCTCGATTAATATGCACAGAGGTCCCGGGGATGGAGCGATCTGCTCTAGCTGAATCTCTTTGCGCTGAAGCTAGTCATTATGAATGGACTTTTACCCCAGAGAGTATTTCTGATCCTATAGAAGCCATAAAAAAAGCTGGAGAAGCGAGCGATATAGTTGTCTGTTGCGGGAGTCTTTATCTTATAGGCTATGTAAGAACACGTCTTATGGAGAGAGACCATTGTTACCCTTTTTATCATGAGACGCGCCTATAA
- a CDS encoding acyl-CoA mutase large subunit family protein has protein sequence MSKKENIPEILELKQAYEAQVAKTMEKRPERRKEFRTGGNIPLNRVYDPTDLEGFNYARDLGYPGRYPYTRGVQPTMYRGRLWTMRQYAGFGTAEESNERYRYLLSQGQTGLSVAFDLPTQIGYDSDHPMAQGECGKVGVAIDSLADMEILFDKIPLDKVSTSMTINAPASVLLAMYICVGEKQGVSMDKLSGTIQNDILKEYIARGTYIFPPKPSMRLITDIFEFCSNNVPKWNTISISGYHIREAGSTAAQEVAFTLADGIAYVEAAQKKGLDPNVFGQRLSFFFNAHNDFLEEVAKFRAARRMWGKIMKERFGVTGRKAQMLRFHTQTGGSTLTAQQPENNIVRVTMQALAAVLGGTQSLHTNSMDEALALPSEKSVGIALKTQQIIAYESGVADTIDPLAGSYVIESLTNKIQERAEEYISQIDNMGGMLIAIEKGYVQKHIQDSAYSYQRAVESGDAIVVGVNKFQIKEDHADMNLLKVDESVGERQVQKLKELREKRDNLKVKNTLENIRKAARDESVNLMPLILEAVRNYGTEGEICGVLREEFGEYTENIIL, from the coding sequence ATGTCTAAAAAAGAAAATATCCCAGAAATTCTAGAATTGAAACAAGCATATGAAGCCCAAGTAGCTAAAACTATGGAAAAACGCCCTGAACGTCGGAAAGAATTCCGAACGGGAGGAAATATTCCTCTCAATCGCGTCTATGATCCCACAGACTTGGAAGGGTTTAATTATGCCAGAGATCTCGGGTATCCGGGCCGTTACCCCTACACACGCGGCGTACAACCGACAATGTATCGCGGGCGACTTTGGACGATGCGTCAGTACGCAGGTTTTGGAACGGCAGAAGAATCGAACGAAAGGTACCGTTACTTACTTTCTCAGGGACAAACAGGGCTCTCTGTAGCCTTTGATCTCCCCACGCAGATTGGATACGACTCTGATCACCCAATGGCCCAAGGGGAATGCGGAAAAGTAGGAGTAGCCATCGATAGTCTTGCTGATATGGAGATTCTTTTTGACAAGATTCCTCTCGATAAAGTTTCCACCTCAATGACTATTAACGCTCCTGCGAGTGTTTTGCTTGCCATGTATATTTGTGTGGGTGAAAAGCAGGGAGTGTCTATGGACAAACTCTCAGGAACTATACAGAACGATATTCTTAAAGAATATATCGCCAGAGGCACTTATATTTTCCCGCCTAAACCTTCTATGCGTCTCATTACCGACATATTTGAATTCTGCAGCAATAATGTTCCTAAATGGAACACTATCTCTATTTCTGGCTATCACATTCGAGAGGCTGGAAGCACAGCTGCTCAGGAAGTAGCCTTTACATTAGCAGATGGGATAGCTTATGTGGAAGCAGCACAGAAGAAAGGCCTTGATCCCAACGTGTTCGGCCAACGCCTTTCTTTCTTCTTCAATGCTCATAATGACTTTTTGGAAGAAGTGGCTAAGTTCCGAGCAGCGAGAAGGATGTGGGGCAAGATTATGAAGGAGCGTTTTGGCGTAACAGGCCGTAAAGCTCAGATGTTGCGATTCCATACGCAAACCGGAGGTTCTACTCTTACCGCACAACAGCCAGAAAACAATATTGTCAGAGTAACTATGCAGGCTTTAGCTGCTGTTTTAGGCGGAACACAGTCTCTCCATACTAATAGTATGGACGAAGCCCTTGCTCTTCCTTCAGAGAAAAGTGTCGGCATTGCTTTAAAAACGCAGCAGATTATTGCATATGAATCAGGGGTAGCCGATACTATTGATCCACTCGCTGGGAGTTATGTTATCGAGTCTCTTACCAATAAAATCCAAGAGAGAGCAGAAGAATATATTTCTCAAATTGATAACATGGGCGGCATGTTAATAGCCATAGAAAAAGGATATGTACAGAAACACATTCAAGATTCTGCTTATTCTTATCAAAGAGCTGTGGAAAGCGGAGACGCAATTGTAGTTGGGGTCAACAAGTTCCAGATAAAAGAAGATCATGCAGATATGAATCTGCTAAAGGTGGATGAGTCTGTAGGAGAAAGGCAAGTTCAAAAATTAAAAGAACTTCGAGAAAAACGAGATAATTTAAAGGTTAAAAACACCTTAGAAAATATAAGAAAAGCTGCTCGAGATGAATCTGTAAATCTTATGCCTCTCATATTGGAAGCAGTGCGTAATTACGGAACAGAGGGTGAGATTTGCGGAGTACTACGAGAAGAATTCGGTGAATATACAGAGAATATTATTCTGTAA